The proteins below are encoded in one region of Pseudomonadota bacterium:
- a CDS encoding glycosyltransferase — protein MNDNKIAFITWVKDEQVYQACLKHLDELRVPEGLEIERIVLQNVSNLAASYNLAVKTTEAKYKVYLHQETMIIHKNFLLDLIKLFKDQPCLGMIGVLGSKTIPTNGVWWDSNYKCGKVYENQKDPHELKIFAKITGEYEKVRALDGMLLATQRDVPWREDLFDSQLYAELAQVLEMERAGYTVAVPQLAEPWCCYNEKLFVLKSEDEAGRNQFLDEYSKDLFPLVSILIPTHNRPHYLELALNTALKQTYRNTEIIVSDNGDDEASRQMIEPYLEKHSKIKYYRKKGMSVGENWEKCLELETGEYRSYLLDDDLFHPDKTVKMMHYFLEYENIGLVTSCRQLINETGAYLAPIAATQKLFEQDTILNGNDLGNFVLKNQLNFIGEPTTVLFKVEDMSPGLGYYLGRVYTHIADVASWLRIIANRRCVYISETLSFFRLHQGQEQQRIQTQIDGTTQWWHITKDSYDNGLFLTNRTEYMEAVSRWTNWAVVLLTARNHLIRSQELDADEFCQRMEEARKELPRNELPSVSIITVTCNSAKTLKAYLNSIFACTRQPFEVIVVDNASIDNTRAILAGYGNRITTILNNNNLGYSAACNQGVRATQSDYVVLLNPDSFVTPDWLNKLLPHFTPAIGAVGPTFDYVDGLQKFQPYLPKDSPKEFDLATLLTLLDCNRGQSVETRLLMGFCMVLSRQALNEVGLLDEDLLPGNDNLDISWRLRRFGYRLLVATDTFIYHEGQVSFKTEEFAKTNDLVQESTDRLYAKLVAHYGPGNVPPPEELWGITWFSPTHASFRSQTDNNFIGEKTMLLGHNTDPDNPLQPMLHCQQEAIGGMTSIIILTFNKLEFTKKCVKSLQMHTPEPHEIIFVDNGSTDNTVPWLKGLVEENKNYKLLENKQNFGFAKACNQGADAAQGTYLLFLNNDTEVRKGWLEPLLHVAEKDASVAAVGSKLLYSRGTIQHGGVIIVDDRKNKDPLQARNNHVNKPAEAPEANKTTQYQALTAACVLINKADFKKIGGFDEKYWNGYEDIDLCFKLGEQGKKLVYQPASVVIHYESQSGPERFIKARDNIARLHKKWLGKIKPDIVLNENGSMVMTESGKIRPYSAPLLRENLLMPTTPYIQPHLVSIIILTLNQLEHTKHCLHSIEQYTPETHELILVDNGSTDGTPDYLRKYAYDHNNVRVIANKENLGFAAGNNQGLAVAKGGYLLLLNNDTVVTRGWLARMLSVFERYPKVGIVGPVSNYVSGPQQVKEASYRSLEKMHHFAKKWSAAHKGQTMEFYRVVGFCLLAKREVIDRIGGLDEQFGSGNFEDDDFCFRAAATGYKARIALDAFVHHTGSQTFKGAGIDYRQSLERNWVIFKRKWKLPQSLPYGATYNVNISTSDLSQYYIPLASVGIIEKMIQSEQTTGNGLKQPIAGLVSIILCTSTDLEPAKKCLQNIKEYTPEPHEIILITHGSSPKVLKWAKKLVHEGKIAKYVENPTDLGFAKENNQGIKAAKGEYILLLSDNVVVTADWLAGLLDCLKSAPDAGIVGPMTNRIGGLQEVISSYSLSVDHINEYAKKLREGYRNQRIPIRQIPGMCMLFKGALIERIGLFDESFGAAGLECDDFCLRAALEGHKNYIVGDVFVYHTGKGSLAGSEPGCNTTWAENMTKIENKWHLDAQSVLWKKLSAFKATEAAVQFYHDGLIDKAAEALIEYIKIVPDEKELYYELARMFIESKRFSDAFRVIESMPEPMKNELKSIEYTGYIKEGLGLDSEADIYVNRLLSIAPDYVSAINLNGLLVYKSGDVNVAEQLFKEAIRLDPGYGEPYKNLGLIKWKEGRSEEALQLLERSFILSPAVNEILIAFHSVASSLKAFERAEYALRNARQLFPHNKKIALFLIDVLMQQSKHKESLEEIKTVMKIFGLDHDLISAMLPLRKEPDLLEILEKFERESSVNTQKACLPMDELIERGNFQDAKKICLHDLEVNPSSVQPLYKLAIIAVKESQITQAIAYLKRIFEIDKDFAPTYALLTKICISMGALEEARNCVLSTRPEQPKNHKILNMLDNLQERKDKSEDSSEDIFERKINEKNDVSEATCNEKEIIENLYKQAVLLQEKGKTDLAIRQFEIILEIDKDNPEVHNDIGVLYFQQENIEKAIYHLQQAVKLDPENIDYKKNIADVYLQMGKIEEAVEYYRNILERYPDDVEVLLVMARLCSQAGLEKDAHLYLNKVLEIEPDNEYAKQNIL, from the coding sequence GTGAATGATAACAAAATCGCTTTCATAACCTGGGTCAAGGATGAACAGGTGTATCAAGCGTGCCTTAAGCATCTTGATGAACTTCGCGTACCGGAGGGACTTGAAATTGAGAGAATTGTACTCCAAAATGTCAGCAACCTTGCAGCTTCTTACAATCTGGCGGTAAAAACAACAGAAGCGAAATATAAAGTCTATCTTCATCAGGAAACGATGATCATTCATAAGAACTTTTTGCTTGACCTAATCAAATTGTTTAAAGATCAACCCTGTCTTGGTATGATTGGGGTGCTCGGTTCAAAAACAATTCCAACAAATGGAGTTTGGTGGGATTCGAACTATAAATGCGGGAAAGTTTACGAAAATCAGAAAGATCCGCATGAGTTAAAGATCTTTGCGAAGATTACGGGCGAATACGAGAAAGTACGTGCCCTTGACGGAATGCTTCTGGCAACTCAGCGTGATGTTCCCTGGCGGGAAGATTTGTTTGACTCACAACTTTATGCCGAGCTTGCTCAAGTCCTGGAAATGGAGCGGGCCGGATATACGGTTGCTGTGCCGCAACTAGCAGAACCTTGGTGTTGTTATAATGAAAAGCTCTTTGTCTTAAAAAGCGAAGATGAGGCAGGTCGAAACCAATTTCTTGATGAATATTCAAAAGACCTTTTTCCTCTCGTCAGTATCCTTATTCCAACCCACAATCGCCCCCACTATCTTGAGCTTGCGCTCAATACTGCGCTCAAGCAGACCTATAGGAATACTGAGATCATCGTCAGTGACAACGGAGACGACGAAGCCAGCAGACAAATGATTGAGCCATATTTGGAAAAACACTCTAAGATTAAATACTACAGAAAAAAAGGTATGTCAGTAGGCGAAAACTGGGAAAAATGCCTAGAACTGGAAACCGGTGAATACCGCAGTTATTTATTGGATGACGATCTTTTCCATCCTGATAAAACCGTGAAAATGATGCATTACTTTCTTGAGTATGAGAACATAGGCCTGGTTACCTCTTGCCGACAATTAATTAATGAAACAGGTGCCTATCTCGCTCCTATTGCCGCCACCCAGAAACTCTTCGAGCAAGATACCATCCTGAACGGGAATGACCTGGGGAATTTTGTTTTGAAAAATCAACTCAACTTCATCGGGGAACCAACAACTGTCCTTTTTAAGGTAGAGGATATGTCTCCTGGCCTTGGTTATTACTTAGGTAGAGTTTATACGCATATTGCCGATGTTGCAAGCTGGTTGAGGATAATCGCAAACAGACGATGCGTCTACATCTCTGAAACCCTCAGTTTTTTTCGATTACATCAGGGACAGGAGCAGCAACGAATTCAAACGCAAATCGATGGAACGACCCAATGGTGGCATATCACCAAAGATTCCTATGACAATGGTTTATTCTTAACCAACCGAACAGAATACATGGAAGCAGTGAGCCGTTGGACTAACTGGGCGGTTGTCCTCCTCACGGCACGAAACCATCTGATCAGAAGTCAAGAGTTGGATGCGGACGAATTTTGTCAACGTATGGAGGAGGCCAGAAAGGAATTACCCCGTAATGAGCTACCCTCGGTTAGTATCATTACGGTCACTTGTAATTCGGCGAAAACCCTGAAGGCTTACTTAAACAGCATCTTTGCTTGTACGCGGCAGCCATTTGAGGTGATCGTTGTTGATAATGCATCCATTGATAATACACGAGCCATTCTGGCCGGATATGGAAATCGTATCACAACCATTCTTAATAACAACAACCTGGGTTACTCTGCCGCCTGTAATCAGGGTGTCCGCGCTACCCAATCGGATTATGTGGTTTTGCTCAATCCCGATTCCTTTGTTACCCCTGATTGGTTGAATAAATTGTTGCCTCACTTTACCCCCGCCATTGGCGCGGTTGGCCCCACCTTCGACTACGTAGACGGTTTACAAAAATTCCAACCTTATCTGCCTAAGGACAGCCCAAAAGAATTTGACCTCGCTACCTTGTTAACCCTGCTTGATTGTAACCGGGGTCAAAGCGTAGAGACCAGACTCCTCATGGGTTTTTGCATGGTGCTATCGCGCCAGGCGCTCAACGAAGTGGGGTTACTGGACGAAGACCTCTTACCGGGTAACGACAATCTGGATATTTCCTGGCGGCTGCGCCGGTTTGGCTACAGGTTACTGGTTGCCACCGATACTTTTATCTACCACGAGGGCCAGGTTAGTTTCAAAACTGAAGAATTTGCCAAAACAAACGATCTGGTTCAAGAAAGCACTGATCGCCTCTACGCCAAGTTAGTAGCACACTATGGGCCAGGCAATGTGCCTCCCCCTGAAGAACTGTGGGGCATCACATGGTTCAGTCCAACCCACGCCAGTTTTCGTTCCCAAACAGATAACAACTTTATCGGAGAAAAAACGATGCTTCTGGGGCATAATACGGATCCAGATAATCCTTTGCAGCCGATGCTTCATTGCCAACAAGAAGCAATTGGCGGAATGACTTCAATAATTATCCTGACTTTTAATAAGCTTGAATTCACAAAGAAATGCGTGAAGAGCCTGCAAATGCACACTCCGGAACCTCATGAAATCATCTTTGTGGATAATGGGTCAACAGACAACACAGTTCCGTGGCTGAAAGGACTTGTTGAGGAGAACAAAAACTACAAGTTGCTCGAAAACAAGCAGAATTTTGGTTTTGCTAAAGCTTGTAACCAGGGTGCCGATGCCGCTCAAGGCACTTATCTCCTATTCCTCAACAATGACACTGAAGTTAGAAAAGGATGGCTGGAACCACTTCTGCATGTCGCCGAAAAGGACGCCTCTGTTGCTGCCGTAGGAAGCAAGCTCCTCTATTCCCGCGGAACCATTCAACACGGTGGTGTTATAATTGTTGATGACCGAAAAAATAAAGATCCGCTGCAAGCAAGAAATAATCATGTTAACAAACCGGCAGAGGCACCGGAGGCGAATAAGACCACACAATATCAGGCGCTGACTGCCGCTTGTGTCTTAATCAACAAAGCTGATTTTAAAAAGATAGGCGGGTTTGATGAAAAATACTGGAACGGCTATGAGGATATCGACCTGTGTTTTAAGCTCGGAGAACAAGGAAAAAAACTTGTTTATCAGCCAGCAAGTGTTGTTATCCATTATGAATCTCAAAGCGGACCAGAACGATTTATCAAAGCCCGAGATAATATTGCAAGATTACACAAAAAATGGCTCGGTAAGATCAAGCCCGATATTGTTTTAAATGAAAATGGGTCTATGGTAATGACCGAATCTGGGAAAATACGACCCTACAGCGCCCCATTATTACGAGAAAATCTGCTAATGCCAACAACACCCTACATCCAACCACACCTTGTTTCCATCATCATCCTTACCTTGAATCAGCTCGAGCATACCAAGCACTGCTTGCATAGTATCGAACAGTACACACCGGAAACCCACGAACTGATTCTTGTAGACAATGGTTCTACAGACGGTACACCGGACTATTTAAGAAAATATGCATATGATCACAATAACGTTCGAGTGATTGCCAACAAAGAGAACCTTGGTTTTGCGGCTGGTAATAACCAGGGTCTTGCCGTGGCCAAGGGAGGTTATCTGCTGCTTCTTAACAATGACACCGTTGTGACCAGGGGCTGGCTGGCTCGTATGTTATCGGTGTTTGAACGGTATCCGAAAGTGGGTATCGTCGGTCCGGTTTCTAACTATGTTTCAGGACCACAGCAAGTCAAGGAGGCTTCTTACCGCAGTCTTGAAAAAATGCATCACTTTGCCAAAAAGTGGTCGGCTGCACATAAGGGGCAAACCATGGAGTTTTACAGGGTCGTTGGGTTTTGTTTATTGGCCAAACGAGAAGTGATCGACCGGATCGGCGGATTGGACGAACAATTCGGCAGCGGCAATTTTGAAGATGACGATTTTTGTTTTCGAGCGGCAGCAACCGGCTACAAAGCCCGAATTGCACTGGATGCCTTTGTCCACCATACAGGCAGCCAAACCTTCAAGGGCGCAGGGATTGATTATCGGCAAAGCCTGGAGCGTAATTGGGTGATATTTAAGAGAAAGTGGAAGCTGCCGCAAAGCTTACCCTATGGCGCTACCTATAACGTCAATATAAGCACAAGCGATTTGTCGCAATATTATATTCCGCTGGCCTCTGTTGGAATAATTGAAAAAATGATACAGTCCGAACAAACTACCGGGAATGGGTTGAAACAGCCAATAGCAGGCTTGGTTTCCATCATTCTTTGTACATCCACGGACCTTGAGCCAGCCAAAAAGTGTCTTCAAAACATCAAAGAGTATACTCCTGAGCCCCACGAGATTATACTCATAACTCATGGTTCATCGCCTAAGGTTCTGAAATGGGCAAAAAAGCTTGTGCATGAAGGAAAGATCGCAAAATATGTCGAGAACCCCACGGATCTCGGTTTTGCGAAGGAAAACAATCAGGGCATAAAGGCGGCTAAGGGAGAATATATCCTCCTTTTGAGCGACAATGTGGTAGTGACCGCTGACTGGCTCGCCGGGCTACTCGACTGCTTAAAAAGTGCTCCGGATGCAGGTATTGTTGGGCCCATGACAAACCGCATCGGCGGTCTCCAGGAGGTTATTTCAAGTTATTCCCTTTCTGTGGACCATATTAATGAATATGCAAAAAAGCTCCGCGAGGGCTACCGCAATCAACGGATTCCGATACGACAAATTCCGGGGATGTGCATGTTATTTAAGGGTGCATTAATAGAGAGGATAGGGCTGTTCGATGAAAGCTTCGGCGCCGCCGGTCTTGAATGTGACGATTTTTGTCTGAGGGCGGCACTGGAGGGACACAAAAACTATATCGTAGGCGATGTGTTTGTTTACCATACCGGAAAGGGTAGCCTTGCAGGCAGCGAGCCGGGTTGCAACACAACCTGGGCTGAAAATATGACGAAAATAGAAAATAAGTGGCACCTTGATGCTCAAAGCGTCCTTTGGAAGAAATTGTCAGCCTTTAAGGCGACCGAGGCCGCGGTTCAATTTTACCATGATGGTCTAATAGATAAGGCCGCGGAAGCACTCATTGAGTACATCAAGATTGTGCCGGATGAGAAAGAACTTTATTATGAGCTTGCCCGGATGTTCATCGAGTCAAAAAGATTCTCTGACGCCTTTCGGGTAATTGAGTCTATGCCCGAGCCGATGAAGAATGAGCTGAAGAGCATTGAATATACCGGGTATATCAAAGAAGGTCTTGGTTTGGATAGCGAGGCTGATATATATGTAAACCGGCTTCTTTCGATAGCGCCTGACTATGTCTCTGCAATAAACCTGAATGGCTTACTGGTTTACAAAAGCGGTGACGTTAATGTGGCTGAACAGCTTTTTAAAGAGGCGATCAGACTTGACCCGGGATATGGCGAACCATATAAAAACCTTGGGCTAATAAAATGGAAAGAAGGACGTTCCGAGGAAGCTCTTCAGCTTTTGGAAAGAAGCTTTATCCTTTCGCCAGCGGTCAACGAGATTCTGATTGCTTTTCATTCGGTTGCAAGCAGTCTCAAGGCATTTGAAAGGGCTGAATATGCTTTGCGCAATGCAAGACAACTTTTCCCACATAATAAAAAAATAGCTTTATTTCTCATAGATGTTTTAATGCAACAGTCCAAGCATAAAGAATCGTTAGAAGAGATTAAAACAGTAATGAAGATCTTTGGATTAGACCATGACCTCATTTCTGCAATGCTTCCATTGAGGAAAGAGCCAGATCTGCTCGAAATTCTAGAAAAGTTTGAAAGAGAATCTTCTGTTAACACACAAAAAGCATGTTTGCCGATGGATGAATTAATTGAGCGAGGCAATTTCCAGGATGCGAAAAAAATATGCTTGCATGATCTTGAGGTTAACCCTTCTTCAGTCCAGCCACTCTATAAATTAGCGATTATTGCTGTTAAAGAGTCCCAAATAACTCAGGCAATAGCATATTTAAAACGTATTTTTGAAATAGATAAAGATTTTGCTCCTACTTATGCACTATTGACGAAAATCTGTATATCAATGGGTGCTCTGGAAGAGGCGAGAAATTGTGTTTTGTCAACCCGTCCCGAACAACCAAAAAACCATAAAATTTTAAATATGTTAGATAATCTTCAAGAAAGAAAAGATAAATCAGAAGATTCATCAGAAGATATATTTGAGAGAAAAATAAATGAGAAGAATGATGTAAGTGAAGCTACATGCAATGAGAAAGAAATAATAGAAAACCTTTATAAACAAGCTGTTTTACTACAAGAGAAGGGAAAAACTGATTTGGCAATCAGACAATTTGAAATAATCCTTGAGATAGACAAAGACAATCCAGAAGTCCATAACGATATCGGCGTCCTATATTTCCAGCAGGAGAATATCGAAAAGGCAATTTATCATTTGCAGCAGGCTGTCAAGCTTGACCCTGAGAATATTGACTATAAAAAGAATATTGCCGATGTTTATTTGCAAATGGGAAAAATAGAAGAAGCTGTAGAATACTATCGGAATATACTTGAAAGATACCCTGATGATGTCGAGGTATTGCTTGTTATGGCCCGGTTGTGTTCGCAAGCCGGACTTGAAAAGGATGCACATTTATATTTGAACAAAGTGCTGGAAATAGAACCTGACAATGAATATGCTAAACAAAACATACTTTAG
- a CDS encoding haloacid dehalogenase has protein sequence MNSSDRFFLDAFNINFKIFQDGETPIALYGIGEKTKLLLENIKGFKVVGLMDKDSAKENVYDQPMLSYEEVIEKAKCIIIVANMSVAPLIYRRVKFLKTEHGIDISYINGTIPSEINESVKNTQPCGTTIEDLKKEIDENEIISFDLFDTLIMRKVLLPTDIFDLVERELREKHHLCIDFKGKRIEAEHHCYRHNDKYCTIHDIYNTLRELLHCDNKLIQKIKQIEIETELKYCTLRAAMVQCYEYAKIQHKIVLITTDSFLTRKHVVLLLEKCGIKDFDQLLISCEERKLKYLGDMWQQVSQSYKGRRILHIGDNQLTDIEMAQRCHVNTFKIESAYGLVSNPALSCLCKSARTIDDSVLLGQLAAKFLNDPFILNKNRGCLPIDNPFSLGYLSFGPLVLSYLLWLINKSRQCKIDKLLFFARDGYILNKLYKKMVDYFSIESAEAVYFLTSRRAASVAAIKNEGDIEFIINNLCKTKKIRYQQLLSTALCVFPDSGDPLAEKQCYEINNEDLIAHTISLYKEKILKNSEAECQSYIEYIHSLGLMHGDMIGCVNFVGRGITQSFIANIMEKELTGFYFAKELDMLDVCSPLDKCYSLYDEYVSPHTSRTNLAMKFLFGEIVFSSPDEQLVKFEKNGLPVFEKRELKRDFRKIDECHSGIEQFINDMMVFDDRLLRRVFNNEIVDMLYGLFTSKSCICSEEVREMFYFDDYYNPNVANLRLDIS, from the coding sequence ATGAACAGTAGCGACAGGTTTTTTTTAGACGCCTTCAATATAAATTTCAAAATATTCCAGGACGGAGAAACGCCGATAGCCTTGTATGGCATCGGCGAAAAAACCAAACTTCTGCTCGAAAATATCAAAGGATTTAAAGTTGTTGGCCTGATGGATAAAGATTCCGCGAAGGAAAACGTTTATGATCAACCGATGTTGTCTTATGAGGAAGTAATTGAAAAGGCAAAATGCATTATCATTGTAGCCAACATGTCCGTTGCACCGCTCATCTATCGGAGGGTCAAATTCTTAAAAACAGAGCATGGCATTGATATCTCTTATATCAATGGTACCATACCTTCGGAGATTAACGAATCCGTCAAAAATACGCAACCTTGTGGAACCACCATTGAAGACCTGAAAAAAGAAATTGATGAAAACGAGATTATTTCTTTCGATCTTTTTGACACATTAATCATGAGGAAAGTCCTACTACCCACGGATATATTTGATCTAGTAGAAAGGGAATTGAGGGAAAAGCATCATCTTTGTATTGATTTTAAAGGCAAGCGGATCGAGGCGGAACATCATTGCTATAGACATAACGACAAATATTGTACGATTCATGATATTTATAACACACTACGGGAGTTGCTGCACTGCGACAACAAACTCATACAGAAAATAAAACAGATTGAAATTGAAACGGAATTAAAATACTGCACGCTACGAGCAGCAATGGTTCAGTGTTATGAGTATGCAAAGATACAACATAAGATTGTCCTGATCACGACAGATTCTTTTCTAACGAGAAAACATGTTGTCCTGCTGCTGGAAAAGTGCGGGATAAAAGATTTTGACCAACTCCTGATATCCTGCGAGGAGAGGAAGCTGAAATACCTTGGTGACATGTGGCAGCAGGTAAGTCAATCGTATAAAGGCCGCCGGATTTTGCACATCGGAGACAATCAATTGACCGATATCGAAATGGCGCAAAGGTGCCATGTTAACACTTTTAAGATTGAAAGCGCTTATGGTTTGGTTTCAAACCCAGCCCTTAGTTGTTTATGCAAATCTGCAAGGACTATTGACGACAGTGTGTTGCTGGGGCAACTGGCAGCGAAATTTCTTAACGATCCTTTTATACTCAACAAGAACAGAGGTTGTCTGCCTATCGATAATCCGTTCAGTCTGGGGTATCTGTCGTTCGGACCGCTGGTTCTGAGTTATTTGTTGTGGTTAATTAATAAGTCCAGGCAATGCAAAATTGACAAGTTGCTTTTTTTTGCAAGAGACGGATACATACTGAATAAATTATACAAAAAAATGGTTGACTATTTTAGCATTGAATCAGCAGAAGCTGTTTATTTCTTAACGTCAAGAAGGGCTGCAAGCGTAGCGGCAATCAAAAACGAGGGTGATATTGAGTTCATTATCAACAACCTCTGCAAAACAAAAAAAATCAGATATCAGCAACTGTTATCAACAGCGCTATGCGTCTTCCCTGATTCAGGGGATCCCCTTGCGGAAAAACAATGTTATGAAATTAATAACGAAGACCTTATTGCCCATACGATAAGTCTCTATAAAGAAAAGATATTGAAAAACTCAGAGGCGGAATGTCAGAGTTACATTGAATATATACATTCCTTGGGATTGATGCATGGTGATATGATAGGATGTGTCAACTTTGTCGGACGGGGAATTACGCAAAGCTTCATAGCAAATATCATGGAGAAGGAGCTGACCGGTTTCTATTTTGCAAAAGAACTTGATATGCTTGATGTTTGCAGTCCCCTTGATAAATGCTACTCGCTTTATGATGAATATGTGTCACCTCATACAAGCAGAACCAATTTGGCCATGAAATTCTTGTTTGGTGAGATCGTGTTTTCTTCTCCTGATGAGCAATTGGTTAAATTCGAAAAGAATGGCCTGCCTGTTTTTGAAAAAAGAGAATTAAAGAGAGATTTCAGAAAAATTGACGAATGCCACTCCGGGATAGAACAATTTATTAATGACATGATGGTTTTTGATGACCGGCTTTTGCGCCGGGTTTTCAATAATGAAATTGTTGATATGTTATATGGCCTTTTTACGAGCAAAAGCTGCATATGCTCGGAAGAGGTAAGGGAGATGTTTTATTTTGATGACTACTATAACCCAAATGTTGCAAATTTAAGACTGGATATATCATAA
- a CDS encoding radical SAM protein: protein MTIKNITGVSAPTGARIKLADAIPLDHPLIVQIFDMYACNLSCKFCHYGLPKEKRPKLSTKKIMDLDLFRKIIDDMKGFRNKIKLLRFCGAGESLLDKNIVKMVRYASENQIAEKIELITNAILLTPEISTSLINAGLSQIRISVYGLSSGKYREMCDANVDFDQIVSNARFFYEENIRLGGKTRVYIKTMNCVLDDKDDERKFVQLFGDYCDLYAIESVVPNVQGIDYSVWLKDGTPDYNALGVKLPPIRICPQPFHLITICPDGRVVPCSNESMMGIGDCNTQPLTDIWQSKVLRQCQRKMLDGSVAFGGVCEKCTIVQCRPFPEDVLDRDVERLKEIYE, encoded by the coding sequence ATGACAATAAAAAATATTACTGGAGTGTCTGCACCCACAGGCGCAAGAATAAAACTGGCAGACGCCATTCCCCTTGATCACCCCTTAATCGTTCAAATATTTGATATGTATGCCTGCAATCTGTCATGCAAATTCTGTCATTATGGTCTGCCGAAGGAAAAAAGGCCTAAACTTTCAACAAAGAAAATTATGGACCTGGATCTTTTCAGGAAGATCATAGATGATATGAAGGGCTTCAGGAACAAAATAAAGCTGTTACGTTTCTGCGGCGCCGGAGAATCATTATTAGATAAAAATATCGTGAAAATGGTCAGGTATGCCTCAGAAAATCAAATTGCAGAGAAAATTGAACTCATCACTAACGCAATACTTTTAACCCCGGAAATATCAACATCACTGATAAATGCCGGGCTTTCGCAAATCAGGATATCTGTTTATGGTCTTTCATCAGGGAAATACAGGGAAATGTGTGACGCGAATGTTGATTTCGATCAAATTGTAAGCAATGCACGCTTCTTTTATGAAGAAAATATCCGTTTGGGCGGAAAAACAAGAGTGTACATAAAAACCATGAATTGCGTTCTGGATGACAAAGATGATGAAAGAAAGTTTGTTCAGTTGTTTGGGGATTATTGTGACTTATACGCGATAGAATCCGTTGTCCCGAATGTTCAGGGAATCGATTACAGCGTCTGGCTTAAAGATGGAACACCGGATTACAATGCGCTGGGCGTGAAGCTGCCTCCGATTCGAATATGCCCTCAACCTTTTCATTTAATAACCATCTGCCCGGATGGAAGAGTCGTCCCTTGTTCCAACGAATCAATGATGGGCATTGGCGATTGCAACACACAACCCCTGACCGATATATGGCAGAGCAAAGTCCTCCGACAATGCCAGCGTAAAATGCTTGATGGAAGCGTCGCCTTTGGGGGTGTTTGCGAAAAATGTACTATAGTTCAATGCAGACCTTTCCCCGAAGACGTATTGGATCGCGATGTAGAAAGATTGAAGGAAATATATGAATAA